Proteins encoded by one window of Acidipropionibacterium virtanenii:
- a CDS encoding 2-dehydropantoate 2-reductase codes for MQQEASRGPVAVIGAGAIGLSIASALARAGHPITVCGGRPFDQMVVTDRGATSSWPVRHTVNPDDVAGYDTVVLAVKAHQTDAVGDWLRAVDGPGVDVLVAQNGVEQRERVAPYLAGAHVVPTVVYLNAERSEPGRVTVRRVVHGDLAVPDDPGSRILAARIEAGGMHVELDADFTTTLWNKLLMNITANPLTALTRRRTAVLRDEGVGQVALQIMIEAVAVARAEGARLTDEDALADLKALRKVPDGAPTSMLQDCWAGRPLEYDALTGAVLRAAERHGIDAPINRLIYSLVAAVRPDHEGPVSQDSAPPRT; via the coding sequence ATGCAGCAGGAGGCGTCCAGAGGACCCGTTGCGGTGATCGGGGCCGGGGCTATCGGCCTGTCGATCGCATCGGCGCTGGCCCGGGCGGGCCACCCGATCACGGTCTGCGGAGGCAGGCCGTTCGACCAGATGGTGGTCACCGACCGGGGTGCGACGAGCTCCTGGCCGGTCCGTCACACCGTGAATCCGGATGACGTCGCCGGGTACGACACCGTCGTCCTGGCTGTCAAGGCCCACCAGACCGACGCTGTCGGGGACTGGCTGAGGGCGGTCGACGGTCCCGGCGTCGACGTCCTGGTGGCCCAGAACGGCGTCGAGCAGCGCGAACGGGTGGCCCCCTACCTCGCCGGTGCCCACGTGGTGCCGACCGTGGTCTACCTCAATGCGGAGCGTTCGGAGCCCGGGCGGGTCACCGTGCGCAGAGTGGTCCACGGGGATCTCGCCGTTCCCGACGATCCGGGAAGCCGGATCCTGGCGGCACGCATCGAGGCCGGCGGGATGCATGTGGAGCTGGACGCCGACTTCACCACGACACTGTGGAACAAACTGCTGATGAACATCACCGCCAATCCACTGACGGCGCTCACCCGCCGGCGCACCGCGGTGCTGCGCGATGAGGGGGTCGGGCAGGTGGCCTTGCAGATCATGATCGAGGCGGTGGCCGTGGCCCGGGCCGAGGGAGCCCGGCTCACCGACGAGGACGCCCTCGCGGATCTGAAAGCCCTGCGGAAGGTCCCCGACGGGGCGCCGACCTCGATGCTCCAGGACTGCTGGGCGGGCCGGCCCCTGGAGTACGACGCGCTGACCGGCGCGGTGCTGCGGGCCGCGGAACGTCACGGGATCGACGCCCCGATCAACCGGCTCATCTACTCACTGGTGGCGGCCGTCCGCCCCGATCATGAGGGACCGGTCAGCCAGGACAGCGCACCGCCCAGGACCTGA